From Dasypus novemcinctus isolate mDasNov1 chromosome 19, mDasNov1.1.hap2, whole genome shotgun sequence, a single genomic window includes:
- the LOC101441609 gene encoding zinc finger protein 709-like isoform X2 gives MPAKVLAMQSHALVTFKDVAVDFTQEEWNLLDTTQRKLFREVMVENISNLVSVGRHYAFKTWEMIEMIFSQPTCRKDTSKMMSLHRSHTQKNSFKCNSLQEDSSHTSIVNQYALIPLTKKSYFRKPPPAVLSDYSYVKQHKHLHHTSKSYECYQSDKNYIQCSDLRQYNVTPIGEKTHACHLGGKAFTTSSSLKQHEGCHIGGKPHECHQCGKTYSHYTFLKYHERTHTGEKPHECHLCGKTFIQSSALKKHVRTHTGEKPHECHLCKKTFSQHSHLQQHERTHTGEKPHECHLCGKAFSRLSSLKQHGRCHPGGKPHECPLCGKTYSHYASLKYHERTHAGEKPHECHHCGKAFTKLSVLKRHERCHTGEKPHECHLCGKTYSQYTSLKYHERTHTGEKPHECHLCGKAFIQLCQLKQHERTHTGEKPHECHLCGKAYVQLSSLKKHERTHTGEKPHECHLCKKAFSQRSYLQQHERTHTGEKPHECHLCGKAFTTLSFLKQHERCHTGEKPHECHVCGKTYSHYASLKYHERTHSGEKPHECHLCKKAFSQHSHLQQHERTHSGEKPHECHLCGKAFTKLSVLKQHERCHNGEKPHECHLCGKTYSQYTSLKYHERSHTGEKPHECHLCGKAFIQLCHLKQHERTHTGEKPHECHLCGKAYVHSSSLKKHERTHTGEKPHECHLCKKAFSQRSYLQQHERTHTGEKPHECHLCGKGFSQRTSLKQHERTHWRESP, from the exons GGAGGCACTATGCctttaaaacatgggaaatgatagaaatgatattcagTCAACCTACCTGTAGGAAAGACACTTCTAAAATGATGTCATTG CACAGAtctcacacccaaaagaattcctttaaatgtaaTTCTTTGCAAGAAGATTCCTCTCACACATCCATAGTGAACCAATATGCATTGATTCCCCTAacaaagaaatcctatttcaggAAACCACCTCCAGCAGTCCTCAGTGACTATTCATATGTTAAACAACATAAGCATCTTCACcatacaagtaaatcatatgaatgcTACCAAAGTGATAAAAATTATATCCAATGCTCTGACCTCAGGCAATACAATGTAACTCCCATTGGAGAGAAAACCCATGCCTGTCATCTaggtgggaaagccttcactacatcctcttcccttaaacAGCATGAAGGATGTCACATTGGAGGAAAACCACATGAATGTCATCAGTGTGGGAAAACCTATAGTCATTATACTTTCCTTAAATatcatgaaagaactcacactggagagaaaccccatgaatgtcatctttgtgggaaaaccTTCATTCAGTCATCTGCCCTCAAAAAACATgtaagaactcacactggagagaaaccccatgaatgtcatctatgcaAGAAAACTTTCAGTCAACATTCCCATCttcaacaacatgagagaactcacactggagagaaaccccatgaatgccatctctgtgggaaagccttcagtagattatcttcccttaaacaacatggGAGATGTCACCCTGGAGGAAAACCACATGAATGTCCTCTGTGTGGGAAAACCTATAGTCATTATGCTTCCCTTAAATATCATGAAAGAACTCACGCTGGAGAGAAACCGCATGAATGCCATCactgtgggaaagctttcactaAATTATCTGTCCTTAAACGACATGAGAgatgtcacactggagaaaaaccacatgaatgCCATCTGTGTGGGAAAACTTATAGTCAATATACTTCCCTTAAatatcatgagagaactcacactggagagaaaccccatgaatgtcatctttgtgggaaagccttcattcaactaTGTCAgctaaaacaacatgaaagaactcacactggagagaaaccccatgaatgtcatctttgtgggaaagcctacGTTCAGTTATCTTCCctcaaaaaacatgaaagaactcacactggagagaaaccccatgaatgtcatctatgcaagaaagctttcagtcaacgTTCCTATCttcaacaacatgagagaactcacactggagagaaaccccatgaatgccatctctgtgggaaagctttcactaCATTATCTttccttaaacaacatgagagatgtcacactggagaaaaaccacatgaatgtCATGTGTGTGGGAAAACCTATAGTCATTATGCTTCCCTTAAATATCATGAAAGAACTCACagtggagagaaaccccatgaatgtcatctatgcaagaaagctttcagtcaacattcccatcttcaacaacatgagagaactcacagtggagagaaaccccatgaatgccatctctgtgggaaagctttcactaAATTATCTgtccttaaacaacatgagagatgtcacaatggagaaaaaccacatgaatgtcatctgtgtgggAAAACTTATAGTCAATATACTTCCCTTAAATATCATGAGAGaagtcacactggagagaaaccccatgaatgtcatctttgtgggaaagccttcattcaactaTGTCacctaaaacaacatgaaagaactcacactggagagaaaccccatgaatgtcatctttgtgggaaagcctatGTTCACTCATCTTCCctcaaaaaacatgaaagaactcacactggagagaaaccccatgaatgtcatctatgcaagaaagctttcagtcaacgTTCCTATCTtcaacaacatgaaagaactcacactggagagaaaccccatgaatgtcatctatgtgggaaaggtTTCAGTCAACGTACTTctcttaaacaacatgagagaacacACTGGAGAGAATCCCCATGA
- the LOC101441609 gene encoding zinc finger protein 709-like isoform X1: protein MPAKVLAMQSHALVTFKDVAVDFTQEEWNLLDTTQRKLFREVMVENISNLVSVGYQVCKRDVLSQLEQEEVSQEGIGFPQYQNPGRHYAFKTWEMIEMIFSQPTCRKDTSKMMSLHRSHTQKNSFKCNSLQEDSSHTSIVNQYALIPLTKKSYFRKPPPAVLSDYSYVKQHKHLHHTSKSYECYQSDKNYIQCSDLRQYNVTPIGEKTHACHLGGKAFTTSSSLKQHEGCHIGGKPHECHQCGKTYSHYTFLKYHERTHTGEKPHECHLCGKTFIQSSALKKHVRTHTGEKPHECHLCKKTFSQHSHLQQHERTHTGEKPHECHLCGKAFSRLSSLKQHGRCHPGGKPHECPLCGKTYSHYASLKYHERTHAGEKPHECHHCGKAFTKLSVLKRHERCHTGEKPHECHLCGKTYSQYTSLKYHERTHTGEKPHECHLCGKAFIQLCQLKQHERTHTGEKPHECHLCGKAYVQLSSLKKHERTHTGEKPHECHLCKKAFSQRSYLQQHERTHTGEKPHECHLCGKAFTTLSFLKQHERCHTGEKPHECHVCGKTYSHYASLKYHERTHSGEKPHECHLCKKAFSQHSHLQQHERTHSGEKPHECHLCGKAFTKLSVLKQHERCHNGEKPHECHLCGKTYSQYTSLKYHERSHTGEKPHECHLCGKAFIQLCHLKQHERTHTGEKPHECHLCGKAYVHSSSLKKHERTHTGEKPHECHLCKKAFSQRSYLQQHERTHTGEKPHECHLCGKGFSQRTSLKQHERTHWRESP, encoded by the exons GATATCAAGTCTGCAAAAGAGATGTGCTTTCCCAGTTGGAACAGGAAGAAGTGTCACAAGAAGGAATAGGTTTTCCTCAATACCAGAATCCAG GGAGGCACTATGCctttaaaacatgggaaatgatagaaatgatattcagTCAACCTACCTGTAGGAAAGACACTTCTAAAATGATGTCATTG CACAGAtctcacacccaaaagaattcctttaaatgtaaTTCTTTGCAAGAAGATTCCTCTCACACATCCATAGTGAACCAATATGCATTGATTCCCCTAacaaagaaatcctatttcaggAAACCACCTCCAGCAGTCCTCAGTGACTATTCATATGTTAAACAACATAAGCATCTTCACcatacaagtaaatcatatgaatgcTACCAAAGTGATAAAAATTATATCCAATGCTCTGACCTCAGGCAATACAATGTAACTCCCATTGGAGAGAAAACCCATGCCTGTCATCTaggtgggaaagccttcactacatcctcttcccttaaacAGCATGAAGGATGTCACATTGGAGGAAAACCACATGAATGTCATCAGTGTGGGAAAACCTATAGTCATTATACTTTCCTTAAATatcatgaaagaactcacactggagagaaaccccatgaatgtcatctttgtgggaaaaccTTCATTCAGTCATCTGCCCTCAAAAAACATgtaagaactcacactggagagaaaccccatgaatgtcatctatgcaAGAAAACTTTCAGTCAACATTCCCATCttcaacaacatgagagaactcacactggagagaaaccccatgaatgccatctctgtgggaaagccttcagtagattatcttcccttaaacaacatggGAGATGTCACCCTGGAGGAAAACCACATGAATGTCCTCTGTGTGGGAAAACCTATAGTCATTATGCTTCCCTTAAATATCATGAAAGAACTCACGCTGGAGAGAAACCGCATGAATGCCATCactgtgggaaagctttcactaAATTATCTGTCCTTAAACGACATGAGAgatgtcacactggagaaaaaccacatgaatgCCATCTGTGTGGGAAAACTTATAGTCAATATACTTCCCTTAAatatcatgagagaactcacactggagagaaaccccatgaatgtcatctttgtgggaaagccttcattcaactaTGTCAgctaaaacaacatgaaagaactcacactggagagaaaccccatgaatgtcatctttgtgggaaagcctacGTTCAGTTATCTTCCctcaaaaaacatgaaagaactcacactggagagaaaccccatgaatgtcatctatgcaagaaagctttcagtcaacgTTCCTATCttcaacaacatgagagaactcacactggagagaaaccccatgaatgccatctctgtgggaaagctttcactaCATTATCTttccttaaacaacatgagagatgtcacactggagaaaaaccacatgaatgtCATGTGTGTGGGAAAACCTATAGTCATTATGCTTCCCTTAAATATCATGAAAGAACTCACagtggagagaaaccccatgaatgtcatctatgcaagaaagctttcagtcaacattcccatcttcaacaacatgagagaactcacagtggagagaaaccccatgaatgccatctctgtgggaaagctttcactaAATTATCTgtccttaaacaacatgagagatgtcacaatggagaaaaaccacatgaatgtcatctgtgtgggAAAACTTATAGTCAATATACTTCCCTTAAATATCATGAGAGaagtcacactggagagaaaccccatgaatgtcatctttgtgggaaagccttcattcaactaTGTCacctaaaacaacatgaaagaactcacactggagagaaaccccatgaatgtcatctttgtgggaaagcctatGTTCACTCATCTTCCctcaaaaaacatgaaagaactcacactggagagaaaccccatgaatgtcatctatgcaagaaagctttcagtcaacgTTCCTATCTtcaacaacatgaaagaactcacactggagagaaaccccatgaatgtcatctatgtgggaaaggtTTCAGTCAACGTACTTctcttaaacaacatgagagaacacACTGGAGAGAATCCCCATGA